In Dermacentor silvarum isolate Dsil-2018 chromosome 2, BIME_Dsil_1.4, whole genome shotgun sequence, the following proteins share a genomic window:
- the LOC119442069 gene encoding COMM domain-containing protein 10 yields the protein MTVSMFTKTVRLEQAVKLINQLDDTKFSALLARILQKLPCKDERSFTEEEEQKLQRAFNCDAQEVTLLLESLSFILEQAAFHLAKPQVLRTQLTDLGMEENKVDCMVQSWTSHAKQLVEQLKQRSLAPRQLQNVDWEVQVRTAQQSAARSKRLQALVDLVVSTGAAHDHLLLQFSHGQLFNLYTQLEQIQVKLDNLI from the exons ATGACTGTCTCTATGTTCACCAAAACAGTCCG GCTGGAGCAGGCGGTGAAGCTTATAAACCAGCTGGATGACACCAAGTTCAGTGCACTGCTCGCAAGAATTTTACAGAAGCTGCCGTGCAAG GATGAACGCAGCTTCACAGAAGAGGAAGAACAGAAGTTGCAGCGGGCTTTCAACTGCGATGCACAGGAAGTTACCCTTCTTCTGGAGTCCCTTTCCTTCATCTTGGAACAA GCTGCATTCCACTTGGCCAAGCCGCAGGTACTGCGAACCCAGCTGACTGACTTGGGCATGGAGGAAAACAAG GTCGATTGCATGGTGCAGTCGTGGACAAGCCATGCCAAGCAGCTTGTTGAGCAGCTCAAGCAGCGCTCCCTCGCTCCCAGACAG CTTCAAAATGTGGACTGGGAGGTGCAAGTCCGGACAGCTCAGCAGTCTGCGGCACGATCCAAGAGGCTTCAGGCCCTGGTGGACCTCGTCGTCTCTACAGGAGCTGCACATGACCATCTGCTGTTGCAGTTTTCACATGGACAGCTCTTCAACCTCTACACACAG
- the LOC119442066 gene encoding GPN-loop GTPase 2 isoform X2, with translation MDSETSRSACNERAFGQVVIGPPGSGKSTYCKAMRELCTAIGRRVAVVNLDPANDVLPYEAAVDISGLVELRDVMDSLKLGPNGGLVYCMEYLESNLEWLCEQLAKVRGCYLFIDCPGQVELYTHHASVRNVVSRLQALGYRLSATHLVDSHYCSDPGKFISVLLTSLATMMHMELPHVNVLSKVDLAEKYGKLHFGLDYYTEVMDLSFLADVLSDKESMWSVLKACDKSNGYIFSQSEEQQMMSLSMGSDSQSQDVIARLRERLETSGTTRVVEDEEAMDNID, from the exons ATGGACTCGGAGACCTCAAGAAGTGCGTGCAACGAAAGGGCGTTCGGTCAGGTGGTGATCGGGCCTCCTGGATCAGGTAAAAGCACTTACTGTAAGGCGATGCGTGAGTTGTGTACGGCAATTGGACGCCGAGTGGCTGTGGTGAACTTGGACCCGGCGAACGATGTGCTCCCCTACGAGGCAGCTGTTGACATCAGCGGACTCGTCGAACTGCGCGATGTGATGGACTCTCTCAAGCTCGGGCCCAACGGTGGCCTCGTCTACTGCATGGAGTATTTGGAGAGCAACCTCGAATGGCTGTGTGAGCAGCTGGCCAAAGTTCGTGGCTGCTACCTATTTATCGACTGTCCTGGTCAG GTGGAACTCTACACGCACCACGCGAGTGTACGCAATGTTGTGTCTCGTTTGCAAGCTCTGGGCTACCGGCTTTCGGCCACCCACCTTGTGGACTCCCATTACTGCAGCGACCCGGGAAAGTTCATCTCGGTCCTGCTGACTTCCTTGGCTACCATGATGCACA TGGAACTACCTCACGTCAACGTGCTCTCCAAGGTGGACTTAGCAGAGAAGTATGGAAAGCTTCACTTCGGTTTAGACTACTACACTGAAGTCATGGATCTGTCTTTCCTGGCTGATGTTCTCTCT gACAAAGAGTCCATGTGGAGTGTGCTGAAGGCTTGTGACAAGAGCAACGGATATATCTTTAGCCAGTCCGAAGAGCAGCAGATGATGAGTCTAAGCATGGGCTCAGACTCCCAATCTCAAGACGTGATTGCCCGACTTCGCGAGCGTCTGGAGACATCGGGAACCACCCGTGTTGTTGAGGATGAGGAAGCCATGGACAACATAGACTAA
- the LOC119442066 gene encoding GPN-loop GTPase 2 isoform X1, which translates to MDSETSRSACNERAFGQVVIGPPGSGKSTYCKAMRELCTAIGRRVAVVNLDPANDVLPYEAAVDISGLVELRDVMDSLKLGPNGGLVYCMEYLESNLEWLCEQLAKVRGCYLFIDCPGQVELYTHHASVRNVVSRLQALGYRLSATHLVDSHYCSDPGKFISVLLTSLATMMHMELPHVNVLSKVDLAEKYGKLHFGLDYYTEVMDLSFLADVLSEDPFLKKYKKMNEALAGIIEDYSLVSFLPLNVQDKESMWSVLKACDKSNGYIFSQSEEQQMMSLSMGSDSQSQDVIARLRERLETSGTTRVVEDEEAMDNID; encoded by the exons ATGGACTCGGAGACCTCAAGAAGTGCGTGCAACGAAAGGGCGTTCGGTCAGGTGGTGATCGGGCCTCCTGGATCAGGTAAAAGCACTTACTGTAAGGCGATGCGTGAGTTGTGTACGGCAATTGGACGCCGAGTGGCTGTGGTGAACTTGGACCCGGCGAACGATGTGCTCCCCTACGAGGCAGCTGTTGACATCAGCGGACTCGTCGAACTGCGCGATGTGATGGACTCTCTCAAGCTCGGGCCCAACGGTGGCCTCGTCTACTGCATGGAGTATTTGGAGAGCAACCTCGAATGGCTGTGTGAGCAGCTGGCCAAAGTTCGTGGCTGCTACCTATTTATCGACTGTCCTGGTCAG GTGGAACTCTACACGCACCACGCGAGTGTACGCAATGTTGTGTCTCGTTTGCAAGCTCTGGGCTACCGGCTTTCGGCCACCCACCTTGTGGACTCCCATTACTGCAGCGACCCGGGAAAGTTCATCTCGGTCCTGCTGACTTCCTTGGCTACCATGATGCACA TGGAACTACCTCACGTCAACGTGCTCTCCAAGGTGGACTTAGCAGAGAAGTATGGAAAGCTTCACTTCGGTTTAGACTACTACACTGAAGTCATGGATCTGTCTTTCCTGGCTGATGTTCTCTCT GAGGATCCCTTTCTCAAGAAGTACAAGAAAATGAATGAAGCCCTGGCAGGAATTATTGAAGACTACAGCCTTGTCTCCTTCCTGCCACTAAATGTTCAG gACAAAGAGTCCATGTGGAGTGTGCTGAAGGCTTGTGACAAGAGCAACGGATATATCTTTAGCCAGTCCGAAGAGCAGCAGATGATGAGTCTAAGCATGGGCTCAGACTCCCAATCTCAAGACGTGATTGCCCGACTTCGCGAGCGTCTGGAGACATCGGGAACCACCCGTGTTGTTGAGGATGAGGAAGCCATGGACAACATAGACTAA